The Oncorhynchus tshawytscha isolate Ot180627B linkage group LG05, Otsh_v2.0, whole genome shotgun sequence genome includes a window with the following:
- the LOC121846547 gene encoding prothymosin alpha-B-like isoform X2, whose product MEKMPQPMGKKAEAEENGDVEDVDEEEDVGEEEDEEEDVEGDEDDEDDDEVEGRAGKRAAEDDDDDDDDDEEDVGTKKQKTDDD is encoded by the exons ATGGAAAAGATGCCCCAGCCAATGGGAAAAAAAGCT GAGGCTGAGGAGAATGgcgatgtagaggatgtagacgaggaggaggatgtgggagaggaggaggatgaggaagaggatgttgAGG gcgACGAAGATGATGAAGATGACGATGAGGTCGAGGGTCGCGCAGGCAAGAGGGCGGCGGAAGATGATGAcgacgatgatgatgacgatgag GAGGATGTTGGAACGAAGAAGCAGAAAACCGATGATGATTAA
- the LOC121846547 gene encoding prothymosin alpha-B-like isoform X1 — protein sequence MEKMPQPMGKKAKEAEENGDVEDVDEEEDVGEEEDEEEDVEGDEDDEDDDEVEGRAGKRAAEDDDDDDDDDEEDVGTKKQKTDDD from the exons ATGGAAAAGATGCCCCAGCCAATGGGAAAAAAAGCT AAGGAGGCTGAGGAGAATGgcgatgtagaggatgtagacgaggaggaggatgtgggagaggaggaggatgaggaagaggatgttgAGG gcgACGAAGATGATGAAGATGACGATGAGGTCGAGGGTCGCGCAGGCAAGAGGGCGGCGGAAGATGATGAcgacgatgatgatgacgatgag GAGGATGTTGGAACGAAGAAGCAGAAAACCGATGATGATTAA